In Setaria viridis chromosome 5, Setaria_viridis_v4.0, whole genome shotgun sequence, the genomic stretch cagcatcgacatagtagctccaagacggccatcgtcaacctcgggtatttcttcaacaatgaagtcctccagtGGAATTGATGTTGTAGTCAAAGGTTTTGGCACTATCCCTGTCTCTACAAGAATAGTTTCATCTGCAGCTCTGCAACAACAAAATGTCACTTCATGACTCCAAGACAAACCCAACATCATTCAAGAAAAGAACTGAAAGCTCACCGGGCTGAGCGTGGCGGCAcccgcacacgtttcttctcggcgacaggcggccgagtacttgGAGCCATGGGAACAGCCGCCGGCACCgttttctcaccaagacctacaaaagcaaagtcaagactacagtactactcaaatgactacAATTGGAAGGggcaacgcttaccactggcgatcacattggatagcaaagtgccagtagcaagtactggagACACCTCCTTCGCTACTCCGGCAGGAAGCCCCAGAACCGCCTGGTCGGCGATGGGTGGCATGGCAGCCGGAGGAGTTGGCgcagttaactcgggggctaccacagtttctgttgatggtaccctctccggcaccatgtcaacagcctCATCATCGACGTCAGGGTCGGACGCGACTATTTCTTTAGAAGCagcctcatctacagccttcgcgaaccaagacaagattcaccacatcaataacgcatTTCAAGCTCTTCAGTAACATACAAGttatcgactacataccttggtaccccgagacttttcagtggttgaagcagacttagccgcagccatcttgcggactactctgcgtctcttgacaggaggagaaggctcatcctcctactcctcgacgacggcttccgactcttcttctgACTATGCCACATAGCCGTCAAGAACTCGGAACTtctaaacaacaaatcggtgtcagcaacaagaatcttaagtcaaagaagaacaagtcaggaggaaaaacttaccacttctggctcataccaagaTTCATACTGatgaagggctgcagggattattggtactccctgatagttcctgaaaaacttcgccagcaacgcctccacgtcatcgtcagatatgtcctcctcagacatacacgatggatccttcagacctctgtactcacttcccgggtgCACACGTTTCtaaagtggctggacccttatcttcaggaagctggctgccacgttgatcccagtcagaccgagtgctttcaacttggtgatctgctgcatctggagatcaagctcaggggtgtcctcaggctcgcttacccagttttccgcatgcttgggtgcgtgaccagtcaccacaggcaagcgaggatcatggttcccgatgtagaaccaccttttcttccaatccccatgggagttagtcagattatactcaatgtatgcattcgagttcctaagttggaacccggcgcctccaaagacctccgtccgctgggcactcggctgaggcttgcaacggaacaatttcctgaatagctcgaggcttggaggtactcccaggaaaacttcgcacagatgtacaaatattgCCATGtccagtactccattgggattcaagtggacgagctgaagattgtagtactcgagaatacctctgaagaagtcggaggtaggcacggccagtcccctttccatgaagtgagcaagcatcatCGTCTCCACCAGATGTtcttcaaactgccacgcattgggaaatgcggggcgccattgcatgatttccttcggctgaaggagcttggcatcgactagcgcctggactccttcttccttcatcaccgagtgttgccaagttgccccaggtggtggcggagcggtttggttcatcggccccaccttcggcgctggCAGCACAAAcgccttccccttcttggatctgaccTTGCCCATCGCTAGAGctttgccttggatcttctcgggtttctttcccatcttcttggagcgcatccaatggactcaacctcaagttaaggaagaggcttccactcggatctaaacggcaatggcggaggcggtggcactGACGGCGGCGAAGAAGCGAGcgaaggcgcagaggaggaggaagaacagatctaatgcccgtgcggcgtcacagcaaccgaaaagggggctttccagatttatctccgctGGCTCCGGATTCGACgtgtcagttgcgcaacggacagattaaatcACGTATTAATTgcaataaacacccaacggttactacattcaacggattgatgaccacttcaacgacaggaatcgcctaagtgctcgggggctgcgggtaccgtacccgttggtcagctttttcttttttaagatctccgagggtaaaatggacaaaagctggtttgaccctaagcctgattcttcgactcaacctaagactcgggggctactccatattgagtgcgattgacatcgcactaccatataaaaattactcgggacggagacaactcgaagctgcagaaagagtaccttccagccacgtgacAGTACTCGGGCATTTCAGTCTgccaaactactcgggtagtgcctgcagtgcccaaaaCTATGGCgtacgactacaaagtactcgagggcttgtcgggactactccccagacccacgggTAGGCctcggacggcccactaagggacgtactcggacatgatcagaacaaggatgggcgtatcctactcggactagtcttgtatgtttatggaaaactctCGGACCGAtactgagtagaactctgtaatagtacccgactaggacttagacttgtaaccctaccctcccgggtatataaggccgggcagggacctccctcaaacaacaatctccaagatcaatacaaaccaacacacaggacgtagggtattacgcgatctagcggcccgaacctgtctaaatcgtgttccttacgtcaccattgattccttgattctcgacgacccttaccgcataaaagaccacctagggtacccctaggcgggttgccggtctaaaacaccgacactgaCTGCCCAAGGCATCCATAGAAACAATTGTTGAAGGGGGGTGGGCTTGTACCCAGGAAGCCCAATGATCCTATGATTCATCCAAACTACTTGGTTCATTGTCTGAATCACCAAAACTTGGTCATCAACTGTATGCACATACAACGCTCCCTGAAGGAAGAAGTGTGGCCTGTAAGTTATGGTCATATCATTCTGAAATGTCCATCCATGGACCATTTGAAATTCTCAGATGAAAAGATCTCAATTGCGTAGAGGCCAACTACTACACGGGCCGAGGAACACTTCTGCTTGAAGCTGAATACATAGAAGTGTGGGGATCATAAAGGATCGTAGGCCAGCATAACTACATGATTGAAGTCTGGATCCTGATGAATTTTAGGTAGTGACGTCCACTGTCCTGTAACTGGATTGCACACGATGAGATGGTTAATGCCTAGAAGAGAAGAGATTCGTTCATACTCTTatgtaagggggtgtttgggagaggggtgctaaactttagcacccctactttagtccattttagtcatcaagcttcccaaacaccccaactaaATCtggtgggctaaactttagcccccctctAATCCTTTAGCCAGTGGAGGctagctaaaatggactaaaataGATCCCGCACCTCATTTTCCTCGGATACTcctcccccccaccccccacgtCCCCCCGCACACACGCCACCAtttcctccttccccttcctcccgaGATCTCAACCGCGCCACCCCAGATCCGGAGCAAGTCGCTcccgcgccaccacctcctccccgtaCTCCTCCACCGCGACTTCCTCCGCAAACTCCTCGCCGCTGTCCATCTCCCTCcaaccctcgccgccgtccaacTCCCACCTTAGCCACCCAAGATCCACATAATCCGGTCTGCTCCTCTTCGAGATCATGGACGCCCACAGCAACGACCACTTATCCCAGCCGGAGGAGGTGTTCGCTGGCAATGCCATCGACTTCTTCTCCCAGGCGGAGTCCTGCCAAGGTCCTCCAGCCAGCCTCCAGGCGTTGGATCTCAACTCGCAGGCGGAGGAGTACACGGACATCGCCTCGTACTCTGAAATCCTCCGTGGAGACGGCTATCTTGCTCCAGGCCGCAGCGGCCGTTCCCTTGGCCTGCGCATGGCCCGCAATGGCGCAAGAGGAAGCATAGGCGGTGGTGGATCCGAGGCGGCCAGAGGTTCCAGCGGCGGTGGAAGGAGAGGTGGAGGCGCGGGGGGGGGGAGCAGAGGTGGTGGCTTTCAAGCagggggcggcgctggtgggagcagaggtggcggcgccggtgggAGTAGAGGTGGTGGCGCAGTGGGTAGGAAAGCTGGCGGCGCAAGTCGTGGTGGCACGGGCGGTGGTGGATCCGGCAGGGGTAGCGGCTGTCGTGGAGCAACAAGGTCTTTGTTCGCTGCACCTCCCTGTGCTGGTGCATCTGGAAGTCGTCGTCGAGAAGGATGGTCGGCAAACGAAGAAGGTTTCTATGAATTTGAGTGTGCAAATGATGGAGATGTTGCTGAAGGTGTTGAAATTGTTTTTCCAGGCAGCAAGGTAACAATTTCTAAATCCATATGACTCAATTGTGTTGCTAGAACCGGTTTTCCAGGTGTTGGATTGGCAGTAGGGATGTTTCTGTAGGATTTGAATTGATTGGACTATGTAGGGATGTTTCTGTAGGGAGATAGCTTGAAATGCATAACACTCCAAATTGTTGATTGGACTGTGGTTTGTGTAGAGAGTCATGGACAGTATGATGTACACATTCTTGTGTGTCATGTGACTAAATTGTAGAATTGCAGCCATGAATGTATAACACTCTAAATTGTAGAATTGCAGCCATGAATGCATATGACTCAATTTTGTTGCTTCAATTGGTTTTGTTTCAGTACTATGCTTGATTGTCCTGATTGTAGATATTGTATGATGTTTACATTTCCAAATGTGTTGTCCTAATTGTCCAAAATCttggaatttttgtacatgaacTAGATAAAAGGTGACAAGGCTTTTTGTCAGAAGCCAATACACATCTGTTATGTGATCTGTGTGTTGAGCAAGTTAGAGCAGGCAATTATCATAAGGGCATCATGTCAGCTAAAGGATACAAGATAATTGAAGAAAAATATTATCTACAAACTGGGTTGAAGCATGAAAGGAGGCAGTTAAGGAATAGGCTTGGAGGGTTGAAAACATTGTACACTTTCTGGAAGGCTTTGTGGACAAACAGTGGGTTGGGCAAGGATTCAGATGGAAATGTGGTAGCATCAGATGAATGGTGGGAAGAGAACACCAAGGTAAGTTCATACTTGTGAATTTCTGTTCTTGAACTGGTGGGAAGAAAACACACAGGTAGGTAACATTAACTTGATTTGCAGGGAAAGAAATGGGAATATAAAAAACAAGCTGGTGCACCAGAGTACATTGACCAGCTTGAGGAGATCTTCCAT encodes the following:
- the LOC117856296 gene encoding uncharacterized protein; the protein is MSAKGYKIIEEKYYLQTGLKHERRQLRNRLGGLKTLYTFWKALWTNSGLGKDSDGNVVASDEWWEENTKGKKWEYKKQAGAPEYIDQLEEIFHESVVDGSTSFNPSVDEDQEEQEEQEK